The sequence GTTACAATTAGGTGGAGTTACCTCCACCGCGTTGTCACGGTGATTCTCTACCCAGAGAGCCTGAGTCGGATATCACCATCTGCGTAGGAAATTAAGTGCCGCTATTCGATATTACTGAAATTCTCGCGGTACACCTACGGTCTTGGACGGGAGCCTTGCTTGTCGCCTTTTGAGCATTACAAACGGCAGCTCCAACCCATAAACCTTAATTAACCAGCGCTGACTGTACCCTGGTCAATACTCACACCAGCGCCCATCGTTGTAGACAAGCTGATGCGCTTAAAGTAAACACCCTTTGCAGAAGAAGGCTTAGCTTTCTTAAGCGCGCCTAATAATGCATCAAGGTTTTCTTTCAATTTCGCGTCATCGAAATCGACACGGCCGATTGTTGCGTGAACAATACCGTTTTTGTCGTTGCGATAACGAACCTGACCCGCTTTAGCATTTTTAACGGCTGTTGCTACGTCAGGAGTTACTGTACCTGTTTTCGGGTTAGGCATCAGGCCACGCGGACCTAAGATTTGACCTAATTGACCAACAACACGCATTGCGTCAGGAGATGCTACGACAACGTCGAAGTTCATCTCGCCTTTCTTAACTTGCTCAGCTAAGTCTTCCATACCAACAATGTCAGCACCTGCTTCTTTCGCTTTGTCTGCATTATCGCCAGAAGTAAATACGGCAACGCGAACGTCACGGCCTGTACCATTTGGTAATACTGTCGCGCCACGAACGTTTTGGTCAGATTTACGAGCATCGATGCCAAGATTTACGGCAACATCAACGCTTTCAGTGAATTTTGCTGTTGCTAATTCTTTCAACAGTGCAATTGCTTCATTCACGTCGTAATCGCGGGCTTCAACTTTCTCTGCGATCATGCGAGCGCGTTTTGTTAATTTAGCCATCGATTAGCCCTCCACGTTCAAGCCCATCGCACGAGCAGAGCCGGCGATAGTGCGTACAGCTGCGTCCATGTCGGCAGCAGTAAGATCGGGTTCTTTAGTTTTTGCAATTTCTTCTAATTGCGCGCGAGTTACAGTACCAACTTTCTTGGTATTCGGCTCGCCAGAACCACTCTTGATACCTGCTGCTTTCTTAAGCAAGAAAGATGCAGGAGGTGTTTTAGTGATGAACGTGAATGAACGATCTTCAAATACTGTAATTTCAACAGGAACAGGCGCGCCTTTTTCCAGGCTGTCTGTTTGCGCGTTGAATGCTTTACAGAATTCCATGATGTTTACACCGTGCTGACCCAATGCTGGACCAACTGGCGGTGACGGGTTAGCTGAACCAGCAGCTACCTGCAATTTGATAATGGCTGATACTTTCTTCGCCATGGTTATTACCTCTGTTGTGGGTTTAACGCCTCGTAACTTTTCAGAGTGAAGTTACTCAATCGGCTCCCCGTTAAAAAAGGACGCGAATTATAAGTTAATTCGCGCCGTTGATCAATGCTAGATTGATGCTTTTTTGATCACGACTTTTCGATTTGGCCGAACTCTAAATCAACCGGTGTCGCGCGACCGAAAATTGAAACCGAAACGGTAACGCGGCTTTTCTCGTAATCGACCTCTTCCACTGTACCGTTAAAGTCAGCAAATGGACCATCGGTAACACGAACCACTTCGCCCGGCTCGAACAATGTTTTGGGTTTCGGTTTGTCTGCTGAGTCTTGTAAACGATCAAGAATAGCATCCGCTTCTTTCTTAGAAATAGGTGTAGGACGGTCGCTCGTACCACCAATAAAGCCAAGTACACGCGGAACGCTCTTAATTAAGTGCCATGAATCTTCGTCCATAACCATTTCAACCAAGACATAGCCTGGAAAAAATTTACGTTCACTTTTACGACGCACGCCGCCACGCATTTCAACGACTTCTTCCTTCGGCACTAAGATTTCGCCGAATTTGTCTTCCATATTATGCAGCTTGATATGTTCTTTCAGAGATTCCGCAACACGAGCTTCGTAACCGGAAAAAGCCTGTACGACGTACCAACGTTTCTTATCGCTCATAGTTTAAATCTCCAGTCCGGTTAAGAAGCCAACGACACGCACAAGTATTCCATCTAAACCCCAGAGGATTAAAGCAACAATTACGGTCGCTACAACCACGATGAGTGTTGTCTGAGTTGCTTCCTGGCGCGAAGGCCAGACGACTTTGCGAACCTCGGTACGACTTTCTTTAGCGAAAGACAAAAACTTTCTACCTTTAATCGTTGTGGAAGCAAAAAAACCTGCTAATGCCACCAATACGACAACACCGATAGCGCGGTAAAGTACTGAGATTTCTTCTGCGTAGTAATGATTTCCGCCGATAGCTACAACTAGCAAGGCGATTGTGATTATCCATTTCAAGCTGTTTAATGAACTGCTCTGCGTCTCGTTATTTGCGCTCATTCTTTAATCCTAATTGCGACCGGTCTTCGCTTTTAACTTAAAATCTGGCAGGGGCGGAGGGATTCGAACCCCCAACCGTCGGTTTTGGAGACCGCTGTTCTGCCAATTGGAACTACGCCCCTAAATAATGTCCTTCACGCTTATCTTACTTGGTGTAGGATTGGACGCGGTATTATACCTAAGACAGCGCTTCGCGCAAGCCATAAAAAAGCCCGGCATAAAGCCGGGCTTTGTATACGATACTTAAACCGTATTAGTCTAGGATCTTAGATACAACGCCTGCACCTACAGTACGACCACCTTCACGGATTGCGAAACGCAAACCTTCGTCCATTGCGATTGGAGCAATCAGCTCTACAACGAATTTCAGGTTGTCGCCTGGCATAACCATTTCTACGCCTTCCGGCAATTCTACTGCACCCGTTACGTCAGTCGTACGGAAGTAGAACTGTGGACGATAGCCTTTGAAGAATGGCGTGTGACGACCACCTTCGTCTTTGCTCAGTACGTAAACTTCCGCTTCGAACTTAGTATGCGGAGTAATTGTACCTGGCTTCGCCAATACCTGACCACGCTCAACTTCGTCACGCTTAGTACCACGCAACAATGCGCCGATGTTCTCACCTGCACGACCTTCGTCAAGCAGCTTACGGAACATTTCAACACCCGTTACGGTTGTCTTTTGCGTGTCTTTCATACCAACGATTTCACACTCGTCGCCTGTGTTGATGATACCGCGCTCTACACGACCGGTAACAACTGTACCACGACCTGAAATCGAGAATACGTCTTCGATCGGCATGATGAATGGCTTATCGATGTCACGCTCTGGCTCTGGGATGTAGTTGTCAAGCGCATCTGCTAGCTCAACAATTTTCTTCGCCCACTCTTCGTCGCCTTCCAGCGCTTTCAGTGCTGAGCCTTGGATAACTGGCAGGTCGTCGCCCGGGAAGTCGTACTCTGACAACAACTCACGAACTTCCATTTCTACCAGCTCTAACAGCTCTTCATCGTCTACCATGTCACATTTGTTCATGAAGACAACGATGTAAGGTACGCCTACCTGACGTGAAAGCAGGATGTGCTCACGTGTTTGCGGCATTGGGCCGTCAGTTGCCGCTACTACCAGAATTGCGCCGTCCATCTGTGCAGCACCGGTGATCATGTTTTTAACATAGTCAGCGTGCCCTGGGCAGTCTACGTGTGCGTAGTGGCGAGTTGGAGTGTCATACTCAACGTGAGAAGTTGAGATAGTGATACCACGCTCTTTCTCTTCTGGCGCGTTATCGATGGCTGCGAAGTCTTTCGCCGCACCACCATAAACTTTTGCCAAAACAGTTGTGATAGCAGCAGTTAGTGTAGTTTTACCGTGGTCAACGTGACCAATGGTGCCGACGTTTACGTGCGGCTTCGAACGTTCAAATTTTTCTTTAGACATTGCAGCCTCTCTAACAAAATTCTTTTGGTGTTTTACCTAAACTTACGTTTGCATACCAAGGTTTCGTTAGAATGGCCTAAAAAGAAATGGTGCTGATAGGCGGATTCGAACCGCCGACCTCACCCTTACCAAGGGTGCGCTCTACCAACTGAGCTATATCAGCACGACTTGAATTTGGAGCGGGTGGCGGGAATCGAACCCGCGTCATCAGCTTGGAAGGCTGAGGTAATAGCCACTATACGACACCCGCAAATTCACAATTTTGTGAGGCCACCTCAAAACCAAGGAAATTGCGTGGTGGAGGGGGCAGGATTCGAACCTGCGAAGGCGGAGCCGTCAGATTTACAGTCTGATCCCTTTGGCCACTCGGGAACCCCTCCCGCATTTTGCAATTTGAATTGGTGCCGGCAGAGAGAGTCGAACTCCCGACCTACTGATTACAAGTCAGTTGCTCTACCAGCTGAGCTATGCCGGCACCCCGGTTAGGTGGAGCGCATTCTATGGTACTAAATTTGATAGTGCAATAGCTTTGCGCAAAAAATTTATAAAAACACAATCAAGTGGTCAGTTTTTAACTCCTTCGAGCAAAAACTGACCGAGAAATTAGGTTATTCGAATGGATGACGCAATACAATCGTTTCGTTACGATCCGGGCCCGTTGAGATGATATCAACGGGCACTCCGGTTAACGCTTCTATTCTTGAGATATACGCTAACGCTTGTGGCGGTAACTGATTATGCTCTGTCAAACCAACCGTACTTTCCTGCCAACCTTCTAACGTCTCATAGACTGGTTCTACGACGTCATAGTCTTCTGCGGCCATTGGCGGATATTCACTGATTGTTCCATCAGCCAGCCTATAACCGGTACAGATTTTCAATTCATCTAAACCATCCAGCACATCCAGTTTGGTTAAACAAAAGCCACTTACTGAGTTAATTTGTACCGCACGGCGCATAGCCACAGCATCTAACCAGCCGGTTCGACGTTTGCGACCGGTTGTTGCTCCAAACTCATGACCTTTAACACCTAAGTGCTGGCCGACTTCGCAGTCGAGCTCGGTTGGAAACGGACCACTGCCAACCCGAGTTGTGTAGGCTTTTACGATACCTAATACATATTCAATATAACGCGGTCCAAAACCTGCTCCGGTTGCAACACCGCCGGCGGTTGTGTTGGATGACGTCACATAAGGGTAAGTACCGTGGTCAATATCAAGCAATGTGCCTTGAGCACCTTCGAACATGACTTTATCGCCATTCTTACGAGCCTGATCCAACATTGCCGGTACATCAGCAACCATTGGTTTCAGTAATTTCGCAAACTCTTTGCACTGTTTTAGTACCTGCTCATAGTCGATAGCATCGGTTTTATAGTATTCAGTTAGCGCAAAGTTGTGATAGTCGACCAACTCTTTCAATTTGCCTTCAAAGCGCTCAGCATTGAACAGATCGCCAACGCGCAGACCACGACGCGCCACTTTGTCTTCATACGCAGGACCAATTCCGCGGCCAGTGGTTCCGATAGCTTCTTTACCACGAGCTTTTTCGCGAGCCTGATCAAGCGCGATATGGAAAGGTAGAATTAACGGGCAAGCTTCGCTCACTCGCAAACGCTCTTTAACAGGAACGCCACGCGCTTCGAGCATATCAATTTCTTCAATCAGTGCTTCTGGTGATAGCACAACACCATTACCAATAACGCACTGAACATTTGAACGCAGAATTCCTGAAGGAATAAGGTGTAAAACCGTTTTCTCGCCGTCAATGACTAATGTATGACCTGCGTTATGACCGCCTTGATAACGAACGACTAAGCTCGCCTTGTCGGTCAACAAATCGACGATTTTACCTTTACCTTCATCACCCCACTGGGTGCCTAAAATAACAACGTTCTGACTCATGATTGCCCCGCGTAAAAAAAAAGCGTGGCGATCTTACCTTGTATCGGGGAGTTTGTACATGAAGGAAAAGTGCCCAATGGAGTCATTGGGCACTGGTTGGACTTTTACTCTTGCTTTTCGCCCATCATATTTTGCAGATAGCGGAAGAAGTCACTGTTTGCATCGAGTACGAGCATGTCGTTACCTTTACCAAACGAGTTGGTGTAGGCTTCCATACTGCGAATGAATGCAAAGAATTCAGCGTCTTTTTCGTATGCTTCAGCATAAATACGAGCGGCTTCTGCATCACCTTCACCACGCAATTCGCGTGATTGGCGTTTAGCATCCGCAA comes from Idiomarina sp. X4 and encodes:
- the nusG gene encoding transcription termination/antitermination protein NusG, which codes for MSDKKRWYVVQAFSGYEARVAESLKEHIKLHNMEDKFGEILVPKEEVVEMRGGVRRKSERKFFPGYVLVEMVMDEDSWHLIKSVPRVLGFIGGTSDRPTPISKKEADAILDRLQDSADKPKPKTLFEPGEVVRVTDGPFADFNGTVEEVDYEKSRVTVSVSIFGRATPVDLEFGQIEKS
- the tuf gene encoding elongation factor Tu — protein: MSKEKFERSKPHVNVGTIGHVDHGKTTLTAAITTVLAKVYGGAAKDFAAIDNAPEEKERGITISTSHVEYDTPTRHYAHVDCPGHADYVKNMITGAAQMDGAILVVAATDGPMPQTREHILLSRQVGVPYIVVFMNKCDMVDDEELLELVEMEVRELLSEYDFPGDDLPVIQGSALKALEGDEEWAKKIVELADALDNYIPEPERDIDKPFIMPIEDVFSISGRGTVVTGRVERGIINTGDECEIVGMKDTQKTTVTGVEMFRKLLDEGRAGENIGALLRGTKRDEVERGQVLAKPGTITPHTKFEAEVYVLSKDEGGRHTPFFKGYRPQFYFRTTDVTGAVELPEGVEMVMPGDNLKFVVELIAPIAMDEGLRFAIREGGRTVGAGVVSKILD
- the secE gene encoding preprotein translocase subunit SecE, which produces MSANNETQSSSLNSLKWIITIALLVVAIGGNHYYAEEISVLYRAIGVVVLVALAGFFASTTIKGRKFLSFAKESRTEVRKVVWPSRQEATQTTLIVVVATVIVALILWGLDGILVRVVGFLTGLEI
- the rplK gene encoding 50S ribosomal protein L11, yielding MAKKVSAIIKLQVAAGSANPSPPVGPALGQHGVNIMEFCKAFNAQTDSLEKGAPVPVEITVFEDRSFTFITKTPPASFLLKKAAGIKSGSGEPNTKKVGTVTRAQLEEIAKTKEPDLTAADMDAAVRTIAGSARAMGLNVEG
- the rplA gene encoding 50S ribosomal protein L1, with product MAKLTKRARMIAEKVEARDYDVNEAIALLKELATAKFTESVDVAVNLGIDARKSDQNVRGATVLPNGTGRDVRVAVFTSGDNADKAKEAGADIVGMEDLAEQVKKGEMNFDVVVASPDAMRVVGQLGQILGPRGLMPNPKTGTVTPDVATAVKNAKAGQVRYRNDKNGIVHATIGRVDFDDAKLKENLDALLGALKKAKPSSAKGVYFKRISLSTTMGAGVSIDQGTVSAG
- a CDS encoding adenylosuccinate synthase — protein: MSQNVVILGTQWGDEGKGKIVDLLTDKASLVVRYQGGHNAGHTLVIDGEKTVLHLIPSGILRSNVQCVIGNGVVLSPEALIEEIDMLEARGVPVKERLRVSEACPLILPFHIALDQAREKARGKEAIGTTGRGIGPAYEDKVARRGLRVGDLFNAERFEGKLKELVDYHNFALTEYYKTDAIDYEQVLKQCKEFAKLLKPMVADVPAMLDQARKNGDKVMFEGAQGTLLDIDHGTYPYVTSSNTTAGGVATGAGFGPRYIEYVLGIVKAYTTRVGSGPFPTELDCEVGQHLGVKGHEFGATTGRKRRTGWLDAVAMRRAVQINSVSGFCLTKLDVLDGLDELKICTGYRLADGTISEYPPMAAEDYDVVEPVYETLEGWQESTVGLTEHNQLPPQALAYISRIEALTGVPVDIISTGPDRNETIVLRHPFE